One part of the Oscillatoria sp. FACHB-1407 genome encodes these proteins:
- a CDS encoding tetratricopeptide repeat protein, with translation MLRRLFPLLLTLSLVSVPTVVAAQSINDLYQQGIAAGESGNYQEAERIFRRVIQLDPTDSSAHSNLGNALYEQGNLIEAIANYRRAIQLDPTNSFAYGGLGNALYNQGNLVEAIANFRRAIELNPDDAYAYAGLGWALGDEGNLREAITTLRRAIQLDPGYAYAYSGLGSTLHMQGNLTEAIANYRRAIQLDPNYAYAYAALGDALYDQRNLTEAIANYRRAIQLDPNYDYAFFALGLGLAEEGNLSEAAINYRRATEIDPDYANAHYGLGLVLHNQGNLSEAIASYRRVIELDPDYAPVYIDLGNALAEQGNLSEAIDNYRRGIQLNPGNAFAYNNLGLALEDQGNLSEAIDNYRRALSLPDQSGVPTSAHTLAHSNLGYALQQQGNLEAAIAEYERALAIDPNYSFAKDNLTEARQLLRSR, from the coding sequence ATGCTGCGTCGGTTATTTCCCCTCTTGCTCACCCTCTCTCTGGTTTCAGTTCCTACTGTTGTTGCTGCTCAAAGTATTAATGATTTATATCAGCAAGGTATCGCAGCAGGCGAGTCAGGCAATTATCAAGAAGCTGAACGGATTTTTCGCAGGGTTATCCAACTCGATCCCACCGATTCTAGTGCTCACAGTAATCTGGGAAATGCCCTCTACGAACAGGGCAACCTGATTGAGGCGATCGCCAATTACCGCCGTGCCATTCAACTTGACCCAACCAATTCATTTGCTTATGGTGGCTTAGGGAATGCTCTGTATAACCAGGGAAATCTGGTTGAGGCAATTGCAAACTTCCGTCGTGCCATTGAGCTTAACCCAGATGATGCCTATGCTTATGCCGGGTTGGGGTGGGCATTGGGTGACGAGGGCAATCTTCGTGAAGCCATCACGACCCTTAGACGTGCTATTCAACTTGATCCAGGCTATGCCTACGCTTACAGCGGACTAGGAAGCACGTTGCATATGCAGGGGAATTTGACTGAGGCGATCGCTAATTACCGCCGTGCCATTCAACTCGACCCTAACTATGCCTATGCTTATGCTGCTTTGGGGGATGCCTTGTATGACCAGAGGAATTTGACTGAGGCGATCGCTAATTACCGCCGTGCCATTCAACTCGACCCCAACTATGACTATGCTTTTTTTGCTTTAGGGTTGGGGTTGGCTGAAGAGGGCAACCTGAGCGAAGCAGCCATCAACTATCGCCGTGCTACCGAAATTGACCCGGACTATGCCAATGCTCATTATGGCTTGGGACTGGTTCTGCACAACCAGGGGAATTTAAGTGAGGCGATCGCCAGCTATCGTCGGGTGATCGAACTTGACCCAGACTATGCTCCTGTTTACATTGACCTGGGAAATGCGTTAGCGGAACAGGGTAACTTGAGCGAAGCCATTGACAATTATCGTCGGGGGATTCAACTGAATCCAGGCAATGCGTTTGCCTACAACAATTTAGGATTAGCGTTAGAGGACCAGGGCAACCTGAGCGAAGCCATTGACAATTATCGTCGTGCCTTAAGTTTGCCTGATCAATCAGGTGTCCCTACCAGTGCTCACACTCTAGCTCATAGTAATTTAGGGTATGCCCTTCAGCAGCAAGGTAATCTAGAGGCAGCGATCGCCGAGTATGAGCGGGCACTGGCAATTGACCCAAACTATTCGTTTGCTAAAGACAACTTAACCGAAGCACGACAGCTATTGCGATCGCGTTGA
- a CDS encoding sensor histidine kinase codes for MSQFKAGFLARTSHELRSPLNSVISLHQLILADLADSPEEERDFINQAHTAAQKMLKLLDELIRVSKTEYGTEQFQLQPLQLAMMLEEVERLTHLQAQNRSLRLEVELPNPNVYVSSDPRWLHQILLSLIDTPLSLMQEGTVRVTTQISSKGDRALIQIEDERPPHHWSEPIHLLQSQRSPSLPLTELKEAIVAANNHPGPVKFSPEFMLLINQTLLELMGGHLELVSIPVTGSTQEIGVTCIQCSIPLVMQENL; via the coding sequence ATGAGCCAGTTTAAGGCAGGGTTTTTGGCACGCACGTCACATGAGTTGCGATCGCCCCTCAATAGCGTCATCAGCTTGCATCAACTGATCCTGGCAGATTTGGCAGACAGCCCTGAAGAAGAACGAGACTTCATTAATCAGGCTCACACCGCTGCTCAGAAGATGCTGAAACTATTGGATGAATTAATTCGCGTCTCTAAAACGGAGTACGGCACCGAGCAGTTTCAATTGCAGCCCTTGCAACTGGCAATGATGCTCGAAGAGGTAGAACGACTAACTCACTTGCAGGCACAAAATCGGAGTTTGCGACTGGAGGTTGAATTACCGAACCCCAATGTGTATGTCTCTTCTGACCCACGGTGGCTCCATCAAATTTTGCTGAGTCTGATCGACACGCCATTGTCCCTCATGCAGGAGGGAACGGTGCGTGTCACCACTCAGATTTCCTCAAAGGGCGATCGCGCCCTGATTCAAATTGAGGATGAACGCCCACCCCATCATTGGAGCGAACCCATCCATCTGCTGCAATCCCAGCGATCGCCATCCCTGCCTCTGACTGAACTGAAAGAGGCGATCGTTGCGGCTAACAATCACCCTGGCCCAGTGAAGTTTTCTCCAGAGTTTATGCTGCTGATCAACCAAACGCTGTTAGAGCTAATGGGCGGTCATTTAGAACTAGTGTCTATTCCAGTTACAGGTTCCACCCAGGAAATCGGCGTGACTTGCATTCAGTGCTCCATTCCTCTAGTCATGCAAGAGAACCTGTAG
- a CDS encoding Uma2 family endonuclease has product MKKTTQTEQPVLLPNVTWQKFEMLLAELGQDRTVRLTYDRNKLEMLTPLPERDRCNKLIESLILLLANELGISVESCLPLLIKGSEQGCAVDVDGGYYIQYPVPDDGHLADLPHDDPPDLAVEIVITKSTFDKLSLYAELGIPEVWRYLTQAGDDVLNGNLLIYQLQGDRYIEHGKSAIFPGLPAIQIIQFIQQSDAIGLVQALQLLRAWIQEKQEGSRE; this is encoded by the coding sequence ATGAAAAAAACAACTCAAACCGAACAACCTGTGTTGTTGCCGAATGTCACTTGGCAAAAATTTGAGATGCTGCTGGCAGAGCTAGGGCAAGACCGCACCGTTCGTCTTACCTACGATCGCAACAAGTTAGAGATGCTCACGCCGCTACCAGAGCGCGATCGCTGCAACAAGTTGATTGAGTCCCTGATCCTACTGCTTGCCAACGAGTTAGGCATTTCGGTTGAGTCATGTTTGCCTCTGCTGATCAAAGGTAGTGAACAAGGGTGCGCGGTTGACGTGGATGGGGGCTACTACATCCAGTACCCCGTACCCGATGATGGACATCTTGCCGACTTACCTCACGACGATCCTCCCGACCTGGCAGTCGAAATCGTCATCACCAAGAGCACCTTTGATAAATTGTCGCTCTATGCAGAGCTTGGCATCCCTGAAGTGTGGCGTTATCTCACTCAGGCAGGAGACGATGTGCTCAACGGCAATCTGCTGATTTATCAGCTTCAGGGAGATCGTTACATTGAACATGGCAAAAGTGCTATCTTTCCAGGCTTACCCGCTATCCAGATCATCCAGTTCATTCAACAAAGCGATGCGATCGGTCTGGTACAGGCTTTGCAACTGCTCCGTGCCTGGATTCAAGAGAAGCAAGAGGGGAGTCGGGAATAG
- a CDS encoding DoxX family protein: MTIIQRLKALTVATFRPNLAPNYPSQIAWTVLRVVAGIVMIHNGLDKLSNIESFAEAYVKVIGLPFPIFFSYLAGYTELIASPLLVLGLFTRPAALGLFSTMLVAMYHHIKVAGFSIPYLELSALYAACFLFYTVNGGGLFSLDALIAGWLDAATPEASEQQRQTLEASYQTSETVSQK, translated from the coding sequence ATGACTATCATCCAACGCTTGAAAGCCCTAACGGTGGCTACGTTTCGACCCAATCTGGCACCCAACTATCCTTCTCAGATTGCCTGGACTGTTTTACGAGTTGTTGCTGGCATCGTCATGATCCATAACGGATTAGACAAGCTGTCTAACATTGAGAGCTTTGCTGAAGCTTATGTCAAAGTCATTGGGCTTCCCTTCCCAATCTTCTTCAGCTATCTTGCTGGCTACACAGAGTTAATCGCTTCTCCCCTATTAGTGCTTGGTCTGTTTACCCGACCAGCCGCACTGGGGTTGTTTTCAACCATGCTCGTTGCCATGTATCACCACATTAAAGTGGCAGGCTTCAGCATCCCCTATTTGGAACTTTCCGCGCTCTATGCGGCGTGCTTCCTGTTCTACACGGTCAATGGCGGTGGATTATTCTCATTGGATGCGCTGATTGCAGGATGGCTCGATGCTGCAACACCAGAGGCTTCTGAACAGCAACGCCAAACTTTAGAGGCATCCTATCAAACGTCAGAAACCGTCTCTCAAAAATAG
- a CDS encoding N-acetylmuramoyl-L-alanine amidase family protein has translation MGAIAALVTVLSGAIALADQPLFVAYPPDGHETTAAKIFLIGTAPPDGEVTVNGQPIRRSPAGHFAPSFPLEMGDNLFTLRHSDQELTIRVNRQSTAPVTPTGTAFAEGSLTPVVDIARLPGEPICFEAIAPANATVTVTVGTQTIPVLPQSNATDLPPNSAVLTDQSQPIATNTAQPYRGCAPFNQVGDLGQPQFQLVSGGQTIQQMAPGRVTILSPTNPTVIEVISAGTARTGPSTDYSRLTPLPIGTRAAVTGREGNWFRLDYGAWIRGTDVQVVPNAALPQTLIRGVTSRQVEGATEIVFPLQVPVPVTVQQGDRTFTLTLHNITAQTDTIFLNDDPLIERLDWQQPAPGKAQYTFNLKSNQQWGYSLRYEGTSLILKLRHPPVLSGRSLTGATILLDPGHGGPEDLGARGPTGYPEKDVALAVSLLLRDELIERGATVAITRTTDVDLPLQDRVSAIEQLEPTIALSVHYNALPDSGDAENTAGIGTFWYNTQAHSLAVFLHNYLVEKGDRPSYGVFWNNLALTRPTIAPCVLLELGFMINPNEFEWIVDPTAQRRLADTLADGIEEWLKG, from the coding sequence ATGGGGGCGATCGCTGCTCTGGTCACGGTGTTGAGCGGGGCGATCGCTCTGGCTGATCAACCGTTGTTTGTGGCATATCCGCCTGATGGGCATGAGACAACGGCTGCCAAAATTTTCCTGATTGGAACGGCTCCCCCCGACGGTGAGGTAACGGTCAACGGGCAACCGATTCGCCGCAGTCCTGCGGGACATTTTGCTCCCAGTTTTCCGCTGGAGATGGGCGACAATTTATTTACTCTGCGTCACAGTGACCAGGAGTTGACGATTCGGGTCAACCGCCAATCGACTGCACCCGTCACTCCAACGGGAACTGCCTTTGCAGAGGGGTCGCTGACTCCAGTCGTTGATATCGCCCGTTTGCCAGGAGAACCCATTTGTTTTGAGGCGATCGCCCCAGCCAATGCCACAGTCACGGTGACTGTAGGCACGCAAACGATTCCCGTGTTGCCGCAAAGCAACGCAACGGATCTACCTCCCAACTCAGCAGTGCTCACGGATCAGAGCCAACCGATTGCAACGAACACTGCCCAACCTTATCGGGGTTGTGCTCCGTTCAACCAGGTTGGTGATCTAGGGCAACCCCAGTTTCAACTGGTGTCGGGTGGTCAGACCATTCAGCAAATGGCTCCCGGTCGAGTGACGATCCTTTCACCAACGAACCCAACGGTGATTGAAGTGATTTCAGCCGGGACGGCGCGTACAGGACCCAGCACCGACTATTCTCGTTTAACCCCCCTGCCTATAGGGACAAGAGCCGCTGTGACCGGGCGAGAGGGAAACTGGTTTCGACTCGACTATGGAGCCTGGATTCGGGGCACTGATGTGCAAGTGGTGCCCAACGCCGCTTTGCCTCAGACGCTGATTCGCGGAGTCACGTCTCGCCAGGTTGAAGGCGCGACGGAGATTGTTTTCCCGTTGCAGGTGCCCGTCCCCGTGACCGTACAACAGGGCGATCGCACCTTCACACTGACCCTGCACAACATCACCGCTCAAACCGACACCATTTTTTTGAACGATGACCCCCTGATCGAACGACTCGATTGGCAACAACCCGCTCCCGGTAAGGCGCAATATACTTTCAACCTGAAGTCAAATCAGCAGTGGGGTTACAGCCTGCGCTATGAGGGCACCAGCCTAATTTTGAAATTGCGGCATCCTCCCGTGCTATCGGGGCGATCGCTTACAGGAGCTACTATTCTGCTCGATCCGGGGCATGGTGGCCCTGAAGATTTAGGAGCACGTGGACCCACGGGATACCCCGAAAAGGATGTAGCTCTGGCAGTCTCACTGCTGTTGCGCGATGAGCTAATCGAACGGGGAGCAACAGTTGCCATAACCCGCACAACTGATGTTGATTTACCTCTACAAGATCGAGTGAGTGCCATTGAGCAGCTAGAGCCGACGATCGCCCTCAGTGTCCACTACAACGCCTTACCCGACAGTGGCGACGCAGAAAACACCGCTGGAATTGGCACCTTTTGGTACAACACCCAGGCACACAGCCTTGCCGTGTTTCTGCACAATTATCTGGTGGAAAAGGGCGATCGCCCCTCCTATGGGGTGTTTTGGAATAATCTCGCCCTGACGCGCCCCACCATCGCCCCATGCGTGTTGCTCGAATTGGGATTTATGATCAACCCCAACGAGTTTGAGTGGATTGTTGACCCCACCGCTCAACGTCGGTTGGCAGACACGCTGGCAGATGGCATTGAGGAATGGTTAAAAGGTTGA